The sequence caGACAAAGACAAAActttaataatttcttatCATTCTTAAGTGAAAATTATCAAAGTTATGAAAAATTTTACAAATCACAAAAATATCAAAAtggtaaaaattatatagacAAGTTGGATCAGCAAGGGGAACTTAAAAATGTCTCTGTAGTAACTCATTCTTTTCTAGATATGAGTAAAGCAGCGAATGGTAAGAAGGATAAAAATGGGGTTTTTGTAAAATTGATGAATGATCAAAATGATGATGGAGATGATACAAAAGATGGAGATGATACAAAAGATGAAGATGACCACAAAAATGAAGATGACCACAAAAATGAAGATGACCACAAAAATGAAGATGACCACAAAAATGAAGATGACCACAAAAATGGAGATGACAACAAAAATGGAGATGACCACAAAAATGGAGATGACAACAAAAATGGAGATGATGACAATGGAAAAAAATCACACGACATATCAGATATTAAAAACATTATAGATACCATACTCCAATCTGATGATATAActgatgaacaaaaaaaatatttagagatcattaaaaaaattttagatTTAGAAGAGGatgtattaaataaagaaaaggaaCAATTACAATTAAACAAAAACATTATTGAAGTATTGATGGGTAAATCAGACGAATTAAGAAATATCGctgtaaatttaaaaaatggaaatgGTGATAATGAAAGTTCTCAACGTGTAGATTTAGCCCAAAATATTGTatcaaatttattaaatttttcagttcaattaaaaaatactGGTAATAtagtttataataatatacaaggACAAGGAGAATTACTACAAtctattgaaaaaaatatcgaCAAAGCTGAAAATGACCTTAAAAAAAGTACATCTGTTAATACTACTTTTACACCTAAAAATGTACCAAATACTGAACAGAATGATCAAGAAACACAAACAGATGATGACATAAACGATTCTGATatagatgaaaataataataccaatgataaaaataattgtcatatgtataaaaaaaataattgccatatgtataaaaaaaataattgtaagaaatatttcttaaattcacattataataattatctatgtaaaaaacaaaaaaaatataataaaaatgatatgggAAACAAACAAAAAGATAACAAAAAGTTTAAATTAAACGAATCCATGAAAAATCATTTCTATAACATTTTTGTTAAAGAAACGGTTAtgttgaaaaaattatacaaagtCTTATTTGagcttttttaaaattaaaaaaaaataaataaaaaaaaaaaaaaaataaataaataaaaaaaaaaaagaataaataaataaacaaacaaataaataaacaaataaataaataaatttctttttattaaaaaggattatttttatttatattttttttaaataaatattttgttttcaCGTGTAGAAAAGGTTcccataaaaatataaacatatggCATACATAacatatgtatgtgtatatatatgtatatatatttatgtgcagcttttaatttttaattaaaaaaatatagaaaatttatagaggaaacaaaaaaatatcagCTATTATGAAAACAtatttctttgtttttttaatgcataaatatatatacaacttttatatttaatatatgtaatcaTTTATTATCACATTTTTAAAGGTTTTTcaaaaacatacatatatataaacgaCATAATACAtggtgtatataatatttttttttttttttttttttgatttaatatttttgtataatttttgtttatttgttgtttaatttttgtttaatttttgttttttataattttaaaaacgttaaattaaaaaaaaaaattgttactATAAAAATGGTATACCATAAAAAAGCACATGGTATTTTAGGTATGACATGGAAAAGTGATGAAATGGttaagaaatatttataaaagaaataaaagcatcacgttatataaatataaatataaatatatatatatatatttatttgtttaattacttttataattttttaattttataattttataattttataattttttaattttataattttataatattttaattttataatttgtgTGTGTTACAAATTTGTTAATAAGGCATCCACTTGCTCTTGCAACTGTTTTATGGTTTGATCCAgattgtgtattttttttatgtcttTATCatccattttttctttatttctatttttatttgatgaattattaaaattattattttttttgtgtagaataatattattatttatatttctataaaatttaattttttcttgtaatgaattttttaaattattatttttttttatagaacTAGCTAAATGTgtacataataaatttattttattattttgaatttGTAATTCCATAATTTTCTCTGTaacatttttcataatattttttggaTGTTCaagtttatttaaataaatatattgaagctctattaaaatattattatatatattagattcATGGGATAATtgtgaatataatatatataacaattcattttttaaattgtcatttatatatatatcattagtaaatatatcatatattttataatatatttttttattataatcacaTAATGGATATTCTTGAtcaaaaattgaaaaatcatcaatataattattatcataatataaaagatggaaattttttttttgtttttttttcttttcatttgtatgtatattataataagaacgattattatgataattattaggaatcattttctttttacttttatttttattatcactatgaattttattacttttatttttattaaactcATCATATGAATTTTCAGAATGCATTGTAGTAATATCTTCTAAATTCTTATGTACTCTTTCTTCTATATAAGTATCTAGTATATAATTCCATATCTTCTTTGTTTTCATGtttatacaataataatggttAAACAAAGAACTATGCATCTGTGCATGACGTTTATGATACCGTCCACATCCAACATTAGAACATGTCAAACATAACCATATATCATCAAcattattacaatttttacattttaatttattaaacatattatttaaggATAACACTTTTAATATAACATCTTCTCTTTTGTTTAGGAATATCTTGTAGGAATGTTTAATTACACATTTGTTTTTATGATCCGAATGGTTCATTGGGATTAAGGAGCAATCATTAGGTAATTTATCACCACATTGGTTTGTTTTATCACACTGGTTTGTTTTATCACACTGGTTTGTTTTATCACACTGGTTTGTTTTATCACACTGGTTTGTTTTATCACACTGGTTTGTTTTATCACACTGGTTTGTTTTATCACACTGGTTTGTTTTATCACACTGGTTTGTTTTATCACCCCCATttgttttatcattattttcattttgtccAACTAACATATTATCCTTTGAGAGAAAAATCAAATTTTCAAGATAACCAACAAATTGTTGTTGATTCAAATTTTTggtttttaaaatatcacAAAAGTCACTATTGAACAATTTTGACgaaatatcataaaaaaatatcaggGTACATACATTACATgacaaattaatatattcataataattattatttctttttttattaatacatattttttcatttcttgttaagagaagaaatatatcattatctaATAATTCCATACATAATAGACACGTCGAAATGCATATCTTGGTATCtataataatactttttataaatttctcatatttattaatattaaaaagttgTGAAGAATAAATATGGTCCTTCATATTTATCTTTCTGTTACTTGTGTTTAGGTATTTCGAGGGCATCTCTTTCTCAGCACAAGGTATACCGACATTATCACGCAAGTTATTAgatatatcatcatatatatcgtcatatatatcatcagATATATCATCAgatatatcatcatatatatcatcagATATATCATCATATGTATCAGAAGACATCCCAGAAGACAcatttttgtttaatatgTACCCTCTAGTAGATTGATTAGTACCCACATTTTCGATATTctctttataatttaatatataatatatcaaatttaCGAATGcacaatatatataccagttatcataaaaattttttacatttttctgTGATACATTCCTACACATAAAGGAACTTAAATTTCTACAAtggaattttttataaaacatatcAGCATATATTTGTGtcttgaaaaatataaggaTCGAATAggtatgaatttttttttttttttttaagtttttttttatataatggtACATTTTGTTATATGAGGACAAGAGTTTATCTGtatgaagaaaattataataatttaaagaaTTCTTTTTATGGCAACAATTATAATCATtaccatttatattattattaatattactaataatattattattgttgatGTCATTATTTACATGTAATAAATCCAGAACATTTTGATTATCCATATATCTATCTTTCGAATTATCTTTTACACGTATAtttaatgatttattttcttgttGTCTTAATGacacatttttaatataatcttCATATAAATACGATCCAGAACTAATAGAGCTATCATCCATATGATCATAGGAATTTAAATGatcatcataaatattattatgtgtatacatattttcgctataacatttttgttcctttttttctacatgagcaaatttattataattcttattatttaatttacataattctttattatgtatatatgtgttactttcattatttaaagtATTTACTTTTTGTTTACCTTTGCTTTGAGGTTTggtattatcattatatgaaTTCGTTTGTGTGTCCCCATGTATATTTTGagtcctttttttttttatatttcccttgatattttttttattcatctTATCTATACAACAACTATAAGTAcaacaattattataataataataattattattattactgttattattattgttattattattgttattattattgttattattattgttattattattgttattattattgttattattattgttattattattgttattattattattgttatggttgtttttattattgaatttttttttttttttttttttttttttttttttttttttcttgagaAAGTTTAAATAACCGTTTAACTTAAATATTTTGATGTGAACAATAAAATTCATAAAACcttgtattaataaaaagaactCGTAAAATGTGTAATACGTTGGTAAGGACAGTATAAGTAATATATGAGAACGATGTAACGGGAGATTAATACCAACAGAAATATCATCTGTATTATTAGATGATGACAaaacattattttcatcaagtgcatgtttttcttttttaaataaattttgtgtatttttatatttttgtttgtcatctttacattttgattcttttttttctttttcttttttttcttcttcacattcgtcaattaaatataaatcacaattttttgtatccttaatatataattgtatcaAATTACAAGTAAAAAATTGTATAATATCTTTTCtaagataaaaattataaatatcttcattaatatattctttataatccttattttcatcatcaattaatttatgaatatattttggaACATCTAAATccatacattttttaatattctgTTCAACTGATTTTTCAAACTTGTTTCCATTTtgatcataaatattttcaaaaacGTTCAGCGAGCGTTTTACTTTTTGTAGACTTTCGTCGCTGTACACAATTAAATgaaacattttaaaaagaaaaaaataacatacatatatatatatatatataaaatattttttatgggAATGTCAAACTTTTACATTTAATTATTGTCACacgtataaaataaataaaaaaaaaaaataaaaaaaataaaaaaataataaaaataataaaaattaaaaaataataaattattaatttgaaTGAAAAGGAATAATTGTTTGTGTAATAATCACGCTTAAAGAATGTGATTAttgtattttaaatataaacatataaacataaacatataaatatatatatatatatatatatatatattcacataacatatatataatgtgcaTATactatatacacatattatatatttacatatgtagacgtttaatttttaatttattcctttttttttttttttttttcttttttttttttttttttttttgaaaaatcgGGAATCTGTTGTTAtccttataatattttttaaaattcatTTCTtccatttctttttaaattacattttatgatatataaataagaaaatagaCCAAACTCCTTTTCCCCATCATAATATAAacgttataaataaaaaaaaaaaaatgtaatcatataaaattttttttatttgctttttaaattcattaaatatatttatctgttattatatatcttcttttctttttttttttttttaatttaaaaaagtataaattCAATCTCTATGTTGCCTTaaataagaacaaaaaaaaaaaaaagaaaaaaaaagaaaaaaaaaaaatctttattttgtatgtGGTTggattattacatataatataaaaaagaacgagaaaaacaaattatcatatgaaaataaacaaattagATATTccacttaaaaaaaaacggaagaaaaaaagaaagaaaatttgatttttctttttctttttctttttcttttaaattattcaaatggtttcttttgataaatattaattatatttttaaaaatggtacatgtacaaaataaaatataataaaatataatataataaaataaaatgatggGTGGgtaaaatatatctttttgagaacatgtaatatttattaaataggcatatattttatatatataaaaatatgtcgTCCttcaaaatatgtataataaaaaatatgtatatatatatatatatatatctattagaatatatatataattaattatacattatattatataataaatatataatattatattgtatatatatttatatatatatatatatgtatatatatatatatatatatattatataaatataatatacaatataatatattatttaattaattccCTTTCTTCTAattccatttttattatcacaatTGTAAAgaaatttcttttctttatttgtTTTGAAAAACTGAACCTACATTTATAAACTAGCCaatatatcttattttatttatttatcttttaaagctgagaaaaaaaaaaaaattataataaaaataaaaggaatatttataaataatacgaaaagaaaattgttataataatattttttaattcctaaaaaattgtatcattattattattatacatcctaataaatatattatatatatatatatatatatattaatatttatttatttaaattttttttttgtgaatataatatttttaagtggtatataaaaagaatggctccaaaaaaaaaggagGAAGAGCCCCCAAAGTTACTCTTAGGAAGgtaaaggaaaataaaatattaagagaataataataaaaaatataaatatttaataaataaatatataatataaatatatttatatatatatatattatctagCCATGTACACGTTTGTGGTGTTTTTATTGCTCCCATATGATTTTCATATATAGATACTCATATTGCATAAAatggaatttttttttttatctttagaCCTAAGAATACGTTGAAAATGGGTTTGGTTGGTTTACCCAATGTGGGTaagtacaaaaaaataaaatattaaatatatacctattaaatgaaaatattattttgatgtttttttaatttttcctttttttttttttttcctt is a genomic window of Plasmodium falciparum 3D7 genome assembly, chromosome: 7 containing:
- a CDS encoding rhoptry-associated leucine zipper-like protein 1: MNFFFFFIIVYCFISSFYLIKSSSNDKNKINKNNMPLQRGASNLKDINIHNVEKKSNMESVNNNINNTTCSKNLNANKVPNVAHTGVNKKGETKNEEVEKEENENEEIEKEEIENEENQQNEEDENEENQQNEEDENEENQQMNVNVDVSAEKKNKELPEEKKELQKNSEKNINKEVIKDSNKDNTFNFHKNINTSFNKNKNIYNNNNNNNNNNKTFIEKKEEAIDMKKTHCSNNNKMCKYNNMNNHMSTNKNNNQIFEESKQNVNKPIYNLKSLGNNTFKNDEKYNENDYKNNHDDDKKKYTDDSNEENIYEERNQKILLIHLLKNIKELLNRQRQNFNNFLSFLSENYQSYEKFYKSQKYQNGKNYIDKLDQQGELKNVSVVTHSFLDMSKAANGKKDKNGVFVKLMNDQNDDGDDTKDGDDTKDEDDHKNEDDHKNEDDHKNEDDHKNEDDHKNGDDNKNGDDHKNGDDNKNGDDDNGKKSHDISDIKNIIDTILQSDDITDEQKKYLEIIKKILDLEEDVLNKEKEQLQLNKNIIEVLMGKSDELRNIAVNLKNGNGDNESSQRVDLAQNIVSNLLNFSVQLKNTGNIVYNNIQGQGELLQSIEKNIDKAENDLKKSTSVNTTFTPKNVPNTEQNDQETQTDDDINDSDIDENNNTNDKNNCHMYKKNNCHMYKKNNCKKYFLNSHYNNYLCKKQKKYNKNDMGNKQKDNKKFKLNESMKNHFYNIFVKETVMLKKLYKVLFELF
- a CDS encoding ubiquitin carboxyl-terminal hydrolase, putative; the encoded protein is MFHLIVYSDESLQKVKRSLNVFENIYDQNGNKFEKSVEQNIKKCMDLDVPKYIHKLIDDENKDYKEYINEDIYNFYLRKDIIQFFTCNLIQLYIKDTKNCDLYLIDECEEEKKEKEKKESKCKDDKQKYKNTQNLFKKEKHALDENNVLSSSNNTDDISVGINLPLHRSHILLILSLPTYYTFYEFFLLIQGFMNFIVHIKIFKLNGYLNFLKKKKKKKKKKKKKKFNNKNNHNNNNNNNNNNNNNNNNNNNNNNNNNNNNNNNNNNNNNNSNNNNYYYYNNCCTYSCCIDKMNKKNIKGNIKKKRTQNIHGDTQTNSYNDNTKPQSKGKQKVNTLNNESNTYIHNKELCKLNNKNYNKFAHVEKKEQKCYSENMYTHNNIYDDHLNSYDHMDDSSISSGSYLYEDYIKNVSLRQQENKSLNIRVKDNSKDRYMDNQNVLDLLHVNNDINNNNIISNINNNINGNDYNCCHKKNSLNYYNFLHTDKLLSSYNKMYHYIKKNLKKKKKIHTYSILIFFKTQIYADMFYKKFHCRNLSSFMCRNVSQKNVKNFYDNWYIYCAFVNLIYYILNYKENIENVGTNQSTRGYILNKNVSSGMSSDTYDDISDDIYDDISDDISDDIYDDIYDDISNNLRDNVGIPCAEKEMPSKYLNTSNRKINMKDHIYSSQLFNINKYEKFIKSIIIDTKICISTCLLCMELLDNDIFLLLTRNEKICINKKRNNNYYEYINLSCNVCTLIFFYDISSKLFNSDFCDILKTKNLNQQQFVGYLENLIFLSKDNMLVGQNENNDKTNGGDKTNQCDKTNQCDKTNQCDKTNQCDKTNQCDKTNQCDKTNQCDKTNQCDKTNQCGDKLPNDCSLIPMNHSDHKNKCVIKHSYKIFLNKREDVILKVLSLNNMFNKLKCKNCNNVDDIWLCLTCSNVGCGRYHKRHAQMHSSLFNHYYCINMKTKKIWNYILDTYIEERVHKNLEDITTMHSENSYDEFNKNKSNKIHSDNKNKSKKKMIPNNYHNNRSYYNIHTNEKKKKQKKNFHLLYYDNNYIDDFSIFDQEYPLCDYNKKIYYKIYDIFTNDIYINDNLKNELLYILYSQLSHESNIYNNILIELQYIYLNKLEHPKNIMKNVTEKIMELQIQNNKINLLCTHLASSIKKNNNLKNSLQEKIKFYRNINNNIILHKKNNNFNNSSNKNRNKEKMDDKDIKKIHNLDQTIKQLQEQVDALLTNL